The stretch of DNA CCGTCGATCCCCGCGTACTCGGGGATCAGGAACAGCCGGGACTCCTCGCGTAGGAGCTCCCGAACGTCCTCGGCGTCGGCGTCGCTCTCGAGCGTGACGTTCACCGAGTGCATGTGCATCAGCGTCGCCGGCACCTTCAGCCCGAGCGTGTCGATGTCGAGGTCGGGGAAGATCGTCTTCACGTCCGGGCCGTGGTGGCTCGGCAGCGAGACGGGGTCGGGGAGGATGTCGTCGATCGGGCCGCGACCGGTCTGGCCGGGGTCGCCGCCGCGCCGGACGAGCGTCACGCGGGACTTCTCGACGCCGTACTCCTCTCGGAGCGGCGCGAGCAGCCGGGAGAGCCCGGTGGTGTTACAGGAGACGACGCGGACGTGGTCGGCGCCGACCGCGTCCTCGAAGTTCGCGCGGGCGTTGAACGACGTGTCCGCCACGTCGGCGTCCTCGCCGCCCTGGTAGATCGCGGGCGTGTCGTGGGCCTCGTACACCTCGCGGTTCTGGGCGCCGATGCCGCTGGGCGTCGCGTCGACGATCACGTCCGCGGTGCTCACGAGGTCGTCGAGGTCGCCCGCGACGGCGATGCCCGCCTCGTCGAACAGCTCGCGGCGTTCCTCGACAGCCGCGTAGAGGTCGAACCCCTTCGAGACGGCGGCCTCGGCCTCGAAGTTGGGCGAGGTCTTGGCGACGCCGACGATCTTCATGTCGCGCTGTGCGACGACCGCGTCGGCGACGCGTTTCCCGATCGTGCCGTAGCCGACCACACCGACTTGGATCATGGTTCGAGATGGGGCGCTAGCCGATAAGTAGGCGGCGGTTCCGCCCGACTGCCGCCCGTCGCAACATCTATTCACCCTTCGGGCGAACTTCGCTCCGTGACCGATCTTCGCAACGCCGCCGAGACGGCGATCCACCAGTGTCTCGATCTCGGAGCCGAGGAGTCGATCGCGATCGTGACCGACGACGAGCGCCGCCCGATCGCGGAGGCGCTGTACGAGGTAGCCGCCGAGGTAACCGACGACGCGACGTATCTCCAGTACCCGCCGGGCGAGCAGCACGGGCAGGAGCCGCCCGAGCCCGTCGCGGCGGCGATGAAGAGCGCCGACGCGTTCCTCGCGCCGACGACGCGCAGCCTCTCGCACACCCGGGCCCGCTCGGCCGCTTGCGAGGCGGGCGCCCGCGGCGCGACCCTCCCGGGAATCACCGAGCGCGTGATGGTCGAAGGGCTCGACGCCGACTACGAGGCCATCGCCGAGCACTGTGAGGCGGTGCTCGAACAGGTCGAGAACGCCGACGAGGTCCGGGTGACCAGCCCCGCCGGGACCGACATCACGTTCGACGTCGACGGTCGGGGATGGCACGAGGACACCGGGATGATCCGTGAGTTGGGGAGCTTCTCGAATCTCCCCGCGGGCGAGGTGTTCGTGGCCCCTGAGAGCGCCGACGGGACGTTCGTCGTCGACGGGACGATGATGCCCCACGGGCTGCTCGAGGAGGACCAAGAGCTCCGATTCGAGGTCGACGACGGCCACGTCACCCACATCTCCGACGAGGCGGTTCGGGAGAACGTGGACGCTGCCCGCGAGGAAGTCGGCGACGCCGCGACCAACGTCGCGGAGCTCGGGATCGGGACCAACGTCGGTGTCGACGAGCTCGTGGGTTCGGTGCTGCTCGACGAGAAAGCCGCCGGCACGGTCCACATCGCGATCGGCGACAACGCCTCGATCGGCGGGGAGACCGAGGCGCCGATCCACCTCGACGGGATCCTCCGCGCGCCGACGGTGTACGCCGACGGCGAGGAAATCAGCCTGCCCGAGTGAGACTGTCGGGCTATTCGACGTACTCGTACAGCCGCTCGTTCATCCGGCCGCGGCCGGCGAACACGAACTCGCCGTCGGGCGTGGTGAACTCCTCGACGTCGACGGTCATGTCGTGGTTGTGGACGTCGTGGATCTGCTCGTACTCCTCGAAGTCGAGATCGTAGCGCGCGTCGAGCTGTTCGTCGATGTTCAGCTTCTCGATCTCGTCGAGCCAGCCGTCGGCGACGGTCTCGGCGTGGATCTCCGCCTGCGCGCCCGAGCCGTAGGAGCCGACGAGGAGCTTCTCGCCGGCGAGATCACGACCCTCCGCGGCGGCCTGCTTCAGCGCGCTCGCGCGGGCGACGTGGACCGAGCCGGTGTACCAGTTCCCGACCTCTCGGGCGATCGACAGCGTCGGCTCGATGGTGTCGGCGTACCACGACTGGTACGTGTCGGTGCGCTTGAGCTCGTCCATGTACTCCTGGATCGCGTCCTCGTAGGCGTCCCAGTCCTCGAACTCGCTCTCGCGGGGCTGGCGCCCGATCTCGTCGGCGAGCTCGTCCTCGATCTCGGTGTCGCGGATCATGTGCCGGTAGCCCAGCAGGCCCGCCTTCCGGACCATCCCCGGGAACGGCGTGTGGAACGGGATGTACGTGAAGTCGTCGGGGTGCATGTCCCACGCGACGGACTCGAAGTCCTCGACGGCCTCGCGCATCCGGGCGAGGTACACCTGCATCGAGCGCTTGCCGTCGACGCTCGGGAACTGCTGGTTCGGCTTCAGGAAGTCGGTCTCGTCGGCGCTGCCGTACCCCTGCTCCGTCGAGAGTTCGACGAGGCTGGGGTCCTCGGTGATCAGCATCGCGACAGCGCCGGCGCCCTGGGTCGCCTCCCCGCTGGAGCCGCGGGCGTAGAGTGCGGTGTCGGTCGCGACGACGATCGCGGAGCGGCCGCGGTTGCGGCCCGCCTTGATCCAGTTGTACGCATCGTCGATTGACTGCGTCCCGGCGATGCAGGCGAACTTCCGCTCGCCCTTGTTGGCGTGGTGGAAGTCGCCGTCGTACACCTCCTCCAGACAGCCCGCGATGTACGTGGAGACGGGCTTTGAGTTGTCGAACGCGGACTCGGTCGCCACGTCGATGCGGCCGATGTCGTCCGGCTTCAGGCCCTTGCGGTCCATCAGGCGCTTGGCGGCGTTAGCGCCCATCGTGACGATGTCCTCGTACACGTCCGGGAACGAGGAGTTCTCCAGCCCCAGCCCCTTCCGGTACTTGTCCGGGTCTTCGTCCTTCTCCGGGGCGAACGTGCCCGGGAGATCGAGTTTGGTCTTGCCCGCCCAGATCTCGACGGCGTCGATGCCCACGGTAGTCATGGTTCCGTGTGTGACGGTTGGCTATTTGGGTTTGTCGATGAGGGTTACGTCGATTGTGGAAATAAATAATTAGAGGTGTCGGTTATCCTGCTTGGAACTCGATCGTCTCACTCGCCGTGTTGCCCGCTTCGTCGGTAACCGTGATCGTGATTAGGTAGGTGTTCCCGCCAGTGTAGTCATCTTGTACAAGAGTGGTTTCCCCGGCTGTAGATGCACTGTACGAAGCTGCATCGACTTGGCTCCGATAGAACAGCACTCTTTGCTCCATCGTAATGGATACATCCGAAATCTTTCGGTTATCGTACACCTCCCAAGACACTGTAACGTTCGCCTTTGAAGCCGTGTAAGGGCCGAAGAACCCTTGTCTCTGCTCAGTCGTCGTGTTGTCCGCAATTATCTCGAATGACTCGATAGTTGGGTCTGTGGTGTCAGGCCCTGACGGGGTTGCGGTGGGAGTAGCGGTGGGCGTCGCGGTGAGTGTCGCGGTGGGTGTCGCGGTGGGTGTTGCGGTGGGTGTTGCGGTGGGTGTCGCGGTGGGTGTTGCGGTGGGCGTTGCGATGGGTGTCGCGGTACTGGCAGGCGTGCTCGTAGTGACCGTCCGCATCCACTCCTCCCCCACGGCCCACTCCTCACTGTAGAGTCGGCTCTCGCTAGGCAGATGGTACAGCGTCACGCCGACGACAGACCCGCGGCTGACGTTCGCATACTCGGAGACGTTCACCGACCACGTCTCCCCAGGTGTGAACTCCTCCCCGAGTGGGGGGTAGGCGACCCGGCTCCCGTTCACCTCGACGGAGAGCCGTAGCTCTCCCGCACCGACGGAGTCACCCCCGGCGTGAGTGATCGTCACGTTCGGGGGATCGGTGTCGCCCTCGATGGAGAACAGCGGTCGGTCGCCGCCGTCGTCGAGCGTCGGGAGATAGAAAGCGCCGAAGGCACCGACCGAGAGCACGAGGACTCCCGCGAGGAGGATGACGCCGATGGATTCGGACTGTGCGCGGGTGTCTAGGAGCATATCTGGTGGGGTCAGCTCTCGACTTCGCCAATGCTCGGCTCGCCCACCACCTGGTCATCGTCCTCCACTTCCGCGTTCAATGTCGCCGCATTCCCCGCCTGATCCAGGATCTCCATCCCCTCGACTTGTAACTGTGTGTTCTCGGAGTCGAGCGACGCCGACCGTTCGTTCTTTGCTTGGACAGTTGACTGTCGGAGATCGATCCCGTTCGTCGCCGACAGCGACACCTTTCCATTCGTCGACTCGATCGTCGTCCGTCTAGCGTCTAGGGCACCAATTGAATCGATACTTACCTCGTTTTTCGCCTTGATCGCCCCGTCGGTGATGTCGACGCTCCCCTCGGGCACGATTGTGATTTTCCCGTTGCTCGACTCCATGGTCGCTCCCCGTGCGCTGAGTGCTCCTTCGGGGCTCAGCTTGATTTCGTTTTTCGCCTTGAGGGCCCCGCTATTGATATCGAGTTGCCCCTCGGGGTCAAGTGTGACTTTTCCGTTCCGGGACTCGACAGTTCCCCCGATAGTCGTATCCCCGACGTCACTCGAGACTGTAAAGTCGTTCTTGCTTGATACGGTCGCCCTGTCTTTGACGGTGAAACTCCTCGCCTCGTCAATGCTGATCTTGTCGTTCGTACTCAGCGAGTCGGCGATGACCAAATCCGTGTTCGGATTCGAGTAGCCGTTCAGGTCGGATGCCGTGTAGCGCGTCTCACCGCTCTGGTACTGGCCGTCCCCGTTCGTGTCGTTGAATGCAACGTACTCGTTTCCGCTACCGTCTGACCCCGGGACACCGCCACCGCCGTTGTTGCCGGTACCGCTCCCGTCGATGTTCACAACGGTGAGGTTCACTTGAGCGCGCTCCGCGGCCGAGCTGTTGTCGTCGAAGGTCGCTTCCATCGTAACTGATTGCGCATTTCCGTCTATGTTGTCGGGTGCTCGGTACTGTACGTCGATCTTGCCGTCGTGCTCGCTGGTGTTCGCCGTGGTGGTCGACCTACAACTGCTTGGATTGTCTATGTAGACACATCCTAACATGTTGTTGATCGAGATCGTCACATTCCGTTCACCGGTCGGATTGTTGAGCTCGTCCCGAAGTTCGAACCGAACGGTCTGCTCAGTGTTCTCGCTGACCGTCGAATCACCACTGACTGCAGTCAGATACACCGCCGCAGTCTGCCCTTCACTGCCGACCGTGCCGACACTAACCTTCGAGACACTGAGTTCGTAGTTCCCAGGCTCCAGCACCAACCTGATGCGGTCGAACTCCTCGTCGACCGAGCCTGCTGGCTCGACAGTCAGCACTCGTTCCTCGCTAGTCAAGTCTTCCCAATGCTCGACGCTCAGCCGAGTCGCGAGCGTGATCGTGACGTTTTGATCGCTGTCGATCTCGACCGTGTTCTCTGAACTGCTCACCGAGCGGACATCGAGGGAGGTGGCGTACGAGCCACCTTTACTGAGATCCCCCGCGAGGAGGACGAGATTGATACGGTTCCCCTGAATCAGCTGCTGGTCGGTGGTGGGTATCTTCGCGTCTTGTTGTGCGTTGAAAACGACACCAGTGCCGGTATCAATCCCCGTATCGGGCGCGTTCTGGTACTCGTTGTAGTTCGGGGAGTAAACGATCGCTCCCGTATTGAACGCCCGGTCGCTCCCGTTCCAGTAGTCACCTACATCCCCATCTGCGGTCGCGTTCCCAATTGTGACGTTCACGCTCTCATCACTCGTCCCCACGGTCTCGATGTTGCCCGACGGTGGTGGTGGATTAATGAACACCGCACGGGCGGGGTATCTGGTGCCCAACTGCACTGTCGTCGCGGTCGTTCGTCCGGTCCGTCCCGCTGTGAGCAGGTCGTTCCGGAGGTCAAGCATATCCATCCCGACCGCCTGATTGTGGTTGTACTCGATCTCGGCGTTCTGTTGGGGGACGACCGTCGTCTGGTACGTAGTGAGGGCGATAACGAGAAAGCCGAACAGCAGTATCGCCCCGACTTGGATGGACTGCCCCCGGTCGTCACCCCAGAACTCCATACACCTACTCAGACGCCCGGCACGCAAAAAGGTGCGCTGTCAGTCCTCTTCTTCAACGGTTTCCGGCGACGCCAGCGCGTTCTGCAGCGACTCGAGCCCGTTGACCCACTCCGCGACCAGCCCGTACTCCATCTCCTCGGCCAGCGCGGGGTCGATCTCGTCGCCGTCGATCACGCGCGTCCCGGCCTGAACGATGTAGCCGACCGCGGTGTCGATGTCCTCCTCGGCCTCGGCGTCGCCGGCGGCGTCGATGTACTCCTCGACGCTCGCCTCCTCGGCCGCCCCTGCGGCGATGTACTCCTGGGCGGCGTAGAACACGACTTCGAGGCTCATCTGGACACTCTCGATCAGCATCGCCTTCTCCTCGTTTTCGAGGGGCGCCTCGGCGAGTACGATCTCCTGCATCTCCGTGAGCTCGTCGTGGGCGCGCTCCTCGTCGATCGTGCCGTCCTCGTAGGATTCGACTACCTTCGCGACCGCGATGGCGGTGTCCTCTTGGAGGTTCATCAGGAGGCGCGCGGAGTCCTCGTCCTCGAGGTCCAGATCCTCCTCGCGCAGGCGATCGATCCAGTTCTGCCAGCGCTCCTCGGTGTAGAACGTCTCCACGGGCTCGTCTTCGTCGGTCATGCCCCCATGTGCTCCCCCAGGACGCAAAGGGTTTTCCTATCGGCTACACCGAGCGAGACACCACATAGCACGGTCGAGCGGCTTACTCCTCCCGATCGAGCGTCGCGACGGTGTCGATCCCGTACACGTCTTTCGGCGTCTCGACGTGGGCGTGCACCACGGCGTCGTCGTGACCCTCTTCCAGTAGCCACCGAACGCGCCGCGGGACGGTCTTCGGCCCCAGCACCGCCCCCGGCCGGTCCGGATCGTCGACGAAGTCCGTCTCCATCAGGAACGGCTCGCCCGCCTCGGCGGCCGTCAGCAGGCGTTCTTTCTCGCTCATCACGCTCGGCGTCGGCCCCGCGAGCTCGCCGCCGGCGTAGTGCTTTACCACCTTCTCGGCCGGCAGCCCGCGCGCTTCGGCCCACTCGGCGACCTCGGTGAGGTCGTCGGTTCCCTCGGTGTGGAGTTGGACCGCGCAGTCGTGCTCGGCGCCCAGTTCGAGCCCGTGTTTGAGCACCGCGTTCGAGGCGTCCCACACCGCGTCGCTGACTTCGTAGTGGGGGCGCCCTGTCTTGAGTGCCAGCGCGCGCTCGTCGCCTGCATCGGACGGCGGCGACGTCCGGCCGCCGCCGGAGACGTACTCCGCGGCGAGGTCGAGCCCGGACTGCATCAGGTCCCGGGCTTCTTCGGGGCTGTACCCCTCCTCGAGCAGGTGGCTGATCAGCCCCGGATGCACGCCAAGCACGGGCCACGCCGTCCCGGGCAGGATCTCGTTTGCGTCGGCGACGGCGTCGAGCGTCGCCTCGAACGCTCGCCGGAAGTCGGCCCGTTCGCTCGGCACTGGCCCGAGGTGCCACGAGGGCTTGTTCACGACGAGCAGGTGGGTGCCGCCCAGTCGCTCGAAGTCCCGGACTGCGTCCATCCCCTGTCCGTGCTCGGGATCGAGGTGGAGGTGGTTGTCCAGCACCGGCGTGTCGAGTTCGTCCATACCCGTACGGCGGGGCGACCGACCCTTGAACGCTGTCCTGTCGCGCCGGCGCCCTGCGGGCTGTCGACCATCGCTGTGGCCGACACAAACGCTATACCCGTGTGTCGCTCACCCACACGCGTGCCATCGACGCTGGTCCACGTCGCCGTCGGCGGTCTCGTCGGCGCCGCGCTGCTGGGCGATCGGTTCACGCCGAAAGCCATCGCGGTCGTGCTGATCGCCGCCGCGGTTCCCGATCTGGACTCCTTCCTCGCTCCCGTGATCGCGGGCGCCCACCGCTCCGCGCTCCACACGCTCTTCCTCCCTACGCTGCTCGGCGCGGTCGTGTACGCCGACAGCCGACGCGACCGTTCGTGGCTTCGACAGCGGTGGGGCAGGAACGCACCCTACGTCGCCGCCGTCGCGGTCGTCGCGCTGCTTGCTGGGGGGATCCTGCCGGACATGGTCACCAACGGCGTCAACGCGCTCTGGCCGCTTCACGACCAGTTCTACACGGTCGACGGCGAACTGAAACTCTCGACGACGGAGGGCGTGGTGCAGACGTTCGTCGATCTCTCGCCGACCCCCGAGGAGACTTCCCGGCCGTCGACCACCGAGAACACGCGGTACAGCACCGGCGCGAACCCGACGCCGTGGCAGGAAGACGACGGGCCGGTCGAGCGCGTGTTCCCGCTGGTGACGGCGGGCTGGCAGCTCATGCTCGTCGGGCTCTCGGCGGCGACGGTGGGCGTGCGCTCGTGGCAGACTCGCGGGCGCTGAACCGCACGTCCCCGGATCCCCCGCGGGAGCGATAGCCTCAACACCGATCGGGCGCCACGGCACCCATGGAGATCCGCCCGTACGAACCCGACGACGCGGAGGGGCTGTGGGACTGCAAGCGCGCCTTCGAACTCGGCCTCGGCAGCGGCACCGGCGGCGAGCAGAAGCAGGCGAAGTACGAGGGAAAACTCGACGCGGAGTACCGCGAGGCGTGGTTCGAGTGGGTCGAGCGCTGTGTCGACGCCGACCCGCGGTGTGTCACGGTCGCGGCCGAGGAGGAGGGCGTGGTCGGCTACGTGTTCGTCCTGCCCGAATCCCACCGGTTCATCTGGGACGCCGCCGTCCTGAACGAACTCTACGTCGCGCCCGACCACCGCGGGACCGGTGTCGCCGACGACCTGATGGACGCCGCCGTCTCGCTCGCCCGCGATCAGGACCTCCCCTTGGACCGTCTCGTGCTCGACGTGGACCGGGAGAACGAGCGGGCGGGGGCGTTCTACGAGCGCCACGGCTTCGAGCACTGGGGCGAGATGGTCGCCCGGAAGCTCTGAGGGGATCTACCGGAACTCGACGGTGGTGTTGGCGCCGTCGGCCTCGCGCCACTCCGGCTGGCTCACCGAATACTCGATCGTGTCGTGGACGATCCCGTCGTCGAAGCTCACGCGGTTCCGGAACCGCCCGGCGCGCCGGCCGCCGTGGCGCTCGACGTACTTCGTGATCGCGCGCTCGGAGTTCTCGTTCTCGGGGAGGTGTGAAACCCGGACCAGATCGAGGTCGAGACGATCGAACGCTAGCCGGAGCAGCGCGTCGGCGCGCTCGCCGGAGTAGCCGCGTCCCCAGAACGGTTTGCGGAGCCACATTCCGAGACCCCCGACCCGTGAGTCCCAGTCGGCGAACAACCCCGCCGTCCCGGCGAACTCGCCCGCCCCGTCGCCGGGCTCCGCCTGGCTGCCAGCGGAGCGTCGCTCCTCACGGGGCTTCCCCTCGCGGAGACGGAGCAGGTACATCGCTCCCTCATCGTTCTCGGTGCGCTCGGCCACGTCCGCCAGCGTCTCCGCGACGCCGTGTGGGTGGTCGTACGGGCTCCACGTGAGGTACTCGGTGGTCTCCTCGATGTCCGGCGCTCCCTCGCGCCAGTGCTCGTACAGATCGAGCGCGTCCGCGTCGGCGGTGTCCGCCCCCACCAGCCACAGTCGGTCGGTCAGCACCGTCTCGGGGAACAGGTCGCTCACGCCCAGAGCTCCCCCTCGTGGTCGAGGAACGTCACCTCGTGGTCCGGGTCGGCGTCGTGGTACTCCGACTGCGTGACGCTGTAGCGCACGACGTCGACGGGCCCGTCGCCGTCGCTGTGGAAGTTCCGCAGCGTCCCCTCGCGGCGGCCGCCCATGCGGTCGATGTACTTCTCGATCGCTCGTTCCGACTGCTCGTTGTCGGCGTCGTGGGTCACGGTGACAACCTCGAGATCGAGGTGTTCGAACGCCAGCTCGGCCAGCGCCAGCGCGCGCTCGCCCGAGTAGCCCCGCCCCCAGAACGGCTTGCGGAGCCACGTGCCGAGCTCGGCGCTGTCGGTGTCCCAGTCGAGCGTGAGGCCGCCGAAGCCGGCGATCTCGCCGGCCCCGTCCTCACTCTTCTTCGGCCGGATGACGTAGTCGGCCCCCTCGTGCTCCTCGCGGAGCTCGACGCCGCCTTCGAGGAACTCGACCGTCGCCTTCGGGTGGGGGTGTGGCTCCCACGGCAGGTACTCGGTGATCTCGTCGATGTGTGGGTGGCCAGCCCGGCAGTGGTCGTACAGCTCGAACACGTCGACGTACTCGGGCGTCCGTGGCTCCAGCCGGAGTCGCTCGGTCTCGATGATCGCGGGGAACATACTCGTGAGGATGTCGGGGAACTGAAAAAGTCTGCCTCGGCTGTGGGGAGCGCTTGCATACGACGTACCACCGAACGGTTCATCCCGCGGCGGCCGACTCGCCAACGATGGTGTACTCGATACACTCGCTAGCTTCGACGGGGTTTCGACGCTGACGACGGCATCGGCTATTCTGTGGGATAATCCGGGTATCTGGGGAATAATTTTGTATCTTCCCACATAACACGCGTCTATGTCGGACGTGACTCTCGACGATCGAGGGCGGCTAACGCTCCCGAAGGAGATGCGGGAGCGGTACGGGGACCGCTATCGTGTCGTCGAACTCCACGACGGTATCAAGCTCGTTCCGATCGCCGACGACCCGCTTGCCGCGCTCAGAGAGGAGTTCGCCGATATCGATAAGTCGGCTGAGGAGTTTCGCGACGAGGCGCGCGAGGCGGCACTCGAAGAGGCGGGCCACTGAATGTACGCGGAAACAGATTTCCTGCTCGCACTCCTCAAAGACGAAGATTGGCTCGGTGACGCAGCCGAGTCAGTGTACCGGGAGTATCGGGACGAGCTGTGGACCTCGCAGTTCACGCTCATCGAACTCCTGCTTGTCGCGTATCGTGAAGAGCGGGATACCGCACAGATCGTGACGAACGCCGCCGAGCTTATCGAGGTTCGTGGCGACGTCGATACGGTCGTCGCGGCAGCGACGTACGTCGAAGCCCACGACTTCACTCCGTTCGACGCGCTCCACCTCGTCGAGTCGGACGGCGATACTGTCGTCTCCAGCGACGGGACGTACGAGGGGTTCGCACCACGACTCGACCTGACGGAGGTGGGTGAAGACTGATGCTCCGGAACAACTAACCACCGCAGCCACCTCCCTCCGGTAATGGCTGATTGGACCGAGTCCTACCGGCCCGACACGCTCTCGGCGGTCCGGGGGAACGACAAGGCCCGCGACGCCTTCGAGGAGTGGGGGCAGACGTGGGATGACCACCGGGAGGCGGTGATCCTCTACGGCAGCCCCGGGGTGGGGAAGACCTCCGCGGCCCACGCGCTGGCGTCGGACATGGGCTGGGAGACGGTCGAACTCAACGCCTCCGACCAGCGCACCGCCGACAAGATCGAGCGGTTCGCCGGCCGCGCGGCGCGCAACGAGACCCTCGGCGGCGACTCCACCGACGAGGGGGGGCGCCAGCTCGTCATCGTCGACGAGGCCGACAACATCCACGGCAACTACGACCGGGGCGGCGCACAGGCGATCACCAAACTGGTGAAGGAGTCGAACCAGCCGATCGTCCTGATCGCCAACGAGTTCTACGAGATGAGCCGCGGGCTCCGGAACGCCTGCCAAGACATCGAGTTCCGAGACGTGTCCGCGCGCTCGATCGTCCCCGTCCTCCGGGACATCTGCCGGAAGGAAGGGGTCGAGTTCGACGCCGACGCGCTCCAGCGCATCGCCGACGCCAACAGCGGCGATCTCCGCGGCGCGGTGAAGGACCTGCAAGCGACCGCCGAGGGGAAAGAGCACCTCACCGTCGAGGACGTGGTCACCGGCGACCGCGACACCACGGCGGGCATTTTCACTGTCCTCGACGCGATTCTGAAGGAGGAGGAGAGCGCACAGGACGCGCTGCACGTCGCCTACGACGCCGACGAGACGCCGGACGACC from Halolamina sediminis encodes:
- a CDS encoding replication factor C large subunit; the encoded protein is MADWTESYRPDTLSAVRGNDKARDAFEEWGQTWDDHREAVILYGSPGVGKTSAAHALASDMGWETVELNASDQRTADKIERFAGRAARNETLGGDSTDEGGRQLVIVDEADNIHGNYDRGGAQAITKLVKESNQPIVLIANEFYEMSRGLRNACQDIEFRDVSARSIVPVLRDICRKEGVEFDADALQRIADANSGDLRGAVKDLQATAEGKEHLTVEDVVTGDRDTTAGIFTVLDAILKEEESAQDALHVAYDADETPDDLTAWVEDKVMKVYEPEETVRAYEFLANADRWLGRVQATQDYSYWRYVTDNTAAGVAASRDGTSGGWTQYGGRPQMWPASDATIDEICRKIAVSGGLSIETARREVLPFLSAMIHHCKPRELAVAVTAYFEFDEEDLAAVSGSGESTNKVQGIVADAEELREEQMEEHAGGAFAGELPDREDEAEEAASGDAESTPEDDAAEPEPDDSEEEEADDSQAGLSDFV